The genomic window AGAAGTCGTGCATTTGAAACTTGTGCCGATACATATAGCACTGTGTTTGACTTAACCCCAGGTGATTTTGAAGGGGGCAAAAAGACACTTGCAGTTGCTCAAGATGCGGTTCAAAAAAGCGCATTAGAATTAGAACGTGTGCTTCATAGCCACTGGGCGTCATTAAATCAGGAGGATTAAGGTATGGCGATAAAAACATCCGACTTGAACGCTAAATTATTTGGTAAGGCTAATAAACGTAGAGCAACAACGCCTACAGAAGCGCAAACCGCAGCTAAAGAAAACGCGCAAGTGATTGAACTTGCGGTGGCAGGGCAGGATATGGTCTCCTTCCAGTTACAACGTATTCCTGCAGCGAAGATTGAAGAGCAGACAGTAGTTTTTTCTGACAATGCTCGTGAACAAACGTTTCTTAATGAACACGCGTTGTCGGATATTCTGGATACTCTCAAAGACCGTGGTCAGCAATACCCAGCGGTAGGTAGAAAGAATAGCCAAGGTCAAATCGAAGTTCTTGATGGTAGTCGTCGTAGAAAATCGTGTATTTTGGCGGAGAAAGACTTTCTCATTTACGTTGCTGAAGACATTAATAGCGAACACGCTAAGTTTTTATCTGACGTTGCTAATGCGCACAAGCCACTTTCTTTGTATGAACGTGGCCGTGAAATGCAAGCCAAGCTAGATTCTGCAGAAGTGAGTGACCAAAAAGGGCTCGCATCGCTCTTTAAATGCAGTGAAGCATTGGTGAGTGGGGCATTAAAAGCGGCCTCATTGCCATTACCATTATTGCAAGCGTATCCAAACGTAACCGAGCTTGGGCGTCCAACTATCGTTAAGCTACATAAACAGTTTAATGAGCTTGAGGAAGCCGCACAGCAGGGTATTTTAGATAAGTGTCAGCAAGACGGTGCTTACGTTTGGCAACGTTTTAGCGGTATTAGCGAAGCTAAGATCACCAAGCAAGTATCCTTGTTACTTGAAGGTTGGATTGCTGAGGTCAACGAAACCACGCATAAAGAAGCGAAAAAGCCTGTAGAGCTAGTAAAAGGCAAAGCGACTTACGTTCGTAAAGGTCAGTCTTTAGCGTTAAATTTGAAAAAAATCGATGACTCTTTAGCTCAAGAAATTATTCAGTTTATCGAAGCTAAATTGAAATAATCGCCAGTCGTTTATTTACTACAAAATAGAATGCAAAACGGGTATCAAGAAATTGATACCCGTTTTTTTATGCGTTAATCGAAGCATAAGGTTTGACGGTTTTAAGATCAAACTCTTTTAATATGGAGTAAATATGGTCAAATAAATCGGCTTGGGCGCGTTCATAATCTTTGATACTGGTTTTGTTTACGTAGCAATAGATTTCGATAGGTAGTCCGAAACGATTACTTTCTAGTTGGCGCACAACAATGGTTAAGTCCTGTATGACTGCGGGGTGTGTGGCGAGATAACTAGCAACGTATTCTCGAAAGCAGCCTAAATTTGTTAAACGTCTAAAGTTAATAGGATCGGCATCTTCAGGTAGGGTTTTATTGTATTGCTCGATTTCTTTTTGTTTACGCAATATGTGAGTTTTCAGCAATCTAAATCTTTGCATTCGCTCTAGCATATCAGCGTCTAAAAAATTAATACTCTCAGTATCAATAAACAAGGCTCGCTTTATGCGTCTTGCGCCCGTTTCTTCTACGCCATACCAGTTAATAAAAGGTTCACTGACTAAGGTTTGTGAAGGGATCATGGCAATGGTGTTATCCCAGTTTTTGACTTTAACGGTGGTGAGCGTCACTTCTTGTACTGTGCCATCAACATTGTGATTGTCGAGCTGTATCCATTCGCCTGTGGAAATCATTTTGTTGGCGGCTAGCTGAATGCCGGCAATAAACCCCATTATGGTGTCCTTCATAACAAAGGCTATCATCCCAGCCATTACACTGACTCCAGATATGAGATAAATAGGTGTTCTATCTAAGATATGCGATATGGTTAGCAACACAGCTAATGCAACGAAAGCGAGTTTGAAAAACTGTACTATGCCGTGTAGTGGTAAACGGTGGCCAAATTGCTTGGTGGCTAGAACAATTAAGCTGATATCGAAGATCACAAACAGCGCTCTTAATACGAGAATGGCTGCGCCAATTTCCAGAAAAGCATTGATGGTTTGGCCGAGAATCGTCACCTTAGGAATGATTAATTCAAAGGTCGACATCACCAAATAGTAAGGCAAGATTAAGGAAACCTTTTCTGGAAAGTGTTTTAGTTCAATGGCTCGTTTTATTTTTTCATCATAACTGCGGATACTTTTGCGCACAAAGGTGCGGGTAAACTGACGAACGATGAAGCAGGTAAGGGTTGAAAACAATAACGTGATCAGTATTAGCGATGCGTCAGCGAATAAATCGTACCGGTCAAAGGTAACGCCAAATAATGATAGGAAATCAATCAGTAGATGTCCTAGATGATCGGACACCCAAGTGCCGGATGTTTCGACTTGCTCCATTAGATAAACCTCCGTGTTCTATCTTTTTCTTATACTAAGCCTTTCATTTGGTGAGAGTAAAGCTGCAATGAATCTTACTTATCAGAAACCAAGCATCTTACTGATCTTTGCTGTGATATTCATTCATAGCTAAGCTCCGCTTAGCTTTTTATTCACATCAAATCTTTTCTCTATTCTGCTATTCTATGCCAATACTGGATTTGATAACTAATAACTAGTAATCAAACTTATAATCAAGAAAACAGGTGACTCCCTTGCCATACCATACTCACGCTCAACAGTTGATTGCGTTGCAAAATCAGGCTTTAGAAAGCTCACACCGAATTGCTGTGGTGTTGGCGGGCACTGTGCAGTGGCAACAACAGGTATTGCAGCAGTTGGGGGAATTGCACCACTATCAAGGGGCGTTAATCTTAGGTGAACGCAGCTTAAGTTACGCGCAAACTGTCTCATTTAAACAGGCTCGTCAAAAGTTAGGTCAAGAAAGCGATCTTATTATTGCCGATTTGAATGCCCCTTTTGATGCCAATGGTTTTACTGCTGTCTCAGGCACTTTAAAGGGTGGCAGTTTATTGGTTATTTTGCCAAATACTCAGCCGTCGACTCATTCTCAGTTATGGTTGGAAAAAGCTTGTCAGGCATTTATTCGTATTGAGCAAGCTTCTACGCGCGGCTTTGAGGTAAACGCCATTGAATCCATTGCTTCCTCATTTAGTGATACTAGCGACGGTAGTAATCGTTTCTTACAACAAACACAAGTTATAGACGCAATCCATAAAGTTTTGACTGGTCATCGCAAAAGGCCTTTGGTTATTACCGCGGATAGAGGACGAGGGAAGTCAGCGGCATTAGGGATAGCGGCGGGACAGATCATTAAAGAGTCCAATAAAACAGTATTGGTGACAGCGCCCAGTACACAAGCAGTAAAAACGTTATTCGAGCACGCCGCGAAGCAGTTAGGTACAGCGCCGCAAAAAGGTTATACGCTAAGTACCAACGGTGGCGGCACATTGCGTTTTATTGCGCCTGACGAATTACTTAGGGAAAACCCCAACTGTGATTTGTTGCTGATTGACGAAGCTGCCGCCATTCCTTTGCCTCTGTTGCAATCCATTGTTGAGCGTTATCACCGTACTTGTTTTGCGACTACGGTGCACGGTTATGAAGGTTGCGGACGAGGGTTTTCAATAAAGTTTTCGGCGTGGCTGAATCAACATCGTGTTGGTTGGAAGTCATTAAAGCTGACACAACCTATTCGCTGGAACGCAGAGGATCCAGTGGAAGCATGGTTATTCGACACTTTCTTACTTGATGCGGAGGTTGAATCTTTTGCGCTAAGCGATTATTCGAACGCCACACTGACTCTGATTGAGGTTGACGCAACAACAGAGTGTATCGCAGCACTGCGAAAAGCTTTCGGTTTATTGGTCAATGCTCATTATCAAACATCACCAAACGATGTGTTTCAATTGCTTGATGATCGCAATGTGTGCCTGTATCAGGTGTTACTAGAAGGAGATGTAGCCGGTGTCATTCTTGGCTATCGCGAAGGTGGTTTGAGTGAAGCTCAACTACAAGATATTCAGCTTGGGCGAAGAAGACCAGCGGGCCATTTAGTCCCAGTCTCTATGGTTGCACAACTTGCGAATAACGAACCGGCAACGGATTTAAGCCTTAGAGTGATGAGAATAGCAGTTCATCCGCAACTGCAAGGCAAAGGAATGGGCAGTTGGATGTTGTCGCAACTGGAGTCGTTACAGGGCAATGAGGTGGCATACCTCTCTACCAGTTTCGGTGTGACGGGTGAGCTCTTTAATTTTTGGCGTAGCAATGACTTCGATGCGGTTCGTTTAGGCAGTAAGCAAGACCAAGCCAGTGGCTGTTTTTCGGTGACTATGGTTAAACCATTGTACAGCCGCCTTGCATGGAGAGAAGAGGCCAAGACACAGCTTGTTATCAGCTTGCTTGATACCGCGTCAGATATTCATTTAAACCTTGCGACCGAAGTGTTGGTTGCGCTGTTAGTCGATGCTCCTTCAACGACCGAAGTTTTAAGCGAGCGTCTACAAAAATTAGTCTCGAACTATGTACAGGGCGGTTCTAGCTTTGAAGCGACGCGCGCTATAGTACAGCAGTTATTATTGGCTAAGCTAACTTCTGCAAAGGATTACGTTGCAGGTGATGACTTGAGTCACTTTGGCTTGAGAGAGTATGACTCGATTTATGTTATTGCTGAACTGTCGATCAAGAAGCTAAGTTGGGCGGCGCTTTGTCAGCAATACGGATTTACTGGCCGTAAACAAGCTGAAGCGCATTATCGCCAGGCTATTACAGCTTTAACGCCAATATCGCTTTGATTTACAGTGTAAATTGAGATGTTTTGCTCATTACCGACGATTTACACTGTAAATTCGAGAGCATTAACAGTCAGTCATTAAAAAGGTTCATCGCGGATTAGCGGGTTCTGAAAAACAAAAACGGTAGTTAATGGTATGGTTACATCGCCAAACACAACCTTCCAAAAACTACCGTCTTCATGCCAAATAATACTTTTCTATCTTCCTTCTGGGAAGGCTTTCAGATTATAAAGTCCCATAAAACTGACTCTTTAATTACAATTACCTTAAAGCCTAACGCCACTGCCACATGCCGATGTGGCCGCTCATCTGATTCGATTCATGACTATCAATGGCGAGTGTTCAAGGAAACCATGATGCTTGATATTCCTGTCGAGCTTTGTGTGCAAACTAGGCGGGTAAAATGCCCAGATTGTGGCGTAAAAACAGAGGCAATTTCTTGGATTGCTCCGTATGCGCGAATCACAAATCGACTAAAAAGCTATATCGAGAAGTTACTCCCACTTCTACCAATTAAGCATATCTCTGAGCTAACAAACGTGCATTGGCACACCGTTAAGCAGATTGATAAGCAACGTCTCAAGAGAGTCGTGCCTCCCGTGCATTGGAGTGACTTACGCCAACTGGTCATGGATGAATTTGCTATCTTTAAAGGTCACCGATATGCGACCGTCATTGCTGACGCACAAACTCATCAAGTGCTTTGGGTTGGTATGGGAAGAAGCCGAAAAGACATCCGTCCGTTCTTTTAGGAACTGGGAGAGCATGCGGTTAACATTGAAGCTGTGGCGATGGATATGAACACAGCTTTTGATCTTGAAGTACAAACACACTGCCCAAATGCTCGTATCATCTATGACATGTTTCATGTTGTAGCTAAGTTCGGTCGAGAGGTCATGGACAGAGTTCGCGTCGACCAAGCTAATCAACTAAAAGCTGATAAAAAAGCACGTCGCTGGATAAAACGCTCGCGCTGGGTGTTATTAAAAAACCGAGAGAATTTAAACGCAAAACAGCAGAGCTATCTTGATGAAATATTATCGATTAACCGAGACCTCATGATAACACACTTGCTAGGGGCTCTGCTGAAGGAGCTTTGGTACTGTGAGTCAGAGAAGCAAGCTCAAGGGCTATGGGAAGTATGGTGCCAGCAGGTGAGAGAAAGTGGCATACAACCACTAATCAACTTCGCTAGAAAGCTCAAGCCTTACCTTCACGGAATAGTAGCGTCAGCATCGTATCATCTGAATACTTGTACACTAGAAGGGATCAACAACAAGATAAAACTGATCAAGCGAATGGGGTATGGCTACCGAGACACAGAGTACTTCTTTTTAAAAATCAAAGCGGCCTTCCCCGGAAAACCGCGATGAACCATTAAAAAGGGCCACAACAGCAAATTGTTGTGGCCCTTAAATTTACAGTGTAAATCGTTATTGATTGACACTCTTTAAGTTTCCTTTCTTAAGTTCAGCTAGAACTTTCTCTTTCGGGCCATCCGCCACAATAGCGCCTGCACTCATTACGATTAAGCGATCCACTACTTCGAGCATAGAGGTTTTATGGGTGATAAGCACTAATGTTTCTTGCTGCGATAGATTTTTAAGTTCGGCTTTAATTAGGGCTTCGGAGCGGTTATCCATAGCACTGGTTGGCTCATCAAGCAAAAGTACCGGAGGTCTGCCCAGAAATGCTCGGGCAATAGCAACCGCTTGACGTTGTCCTCCAGAAAGCAGCTGACCACCTTCACCGACTTGTCTTTCTAATCCTGCCGGGTCTTTCATGGTGAAGTCCGTGACGCCAGCGCGTTTAGCCGCAAGTAACACCTCATCATCTTCGGCAAGTTGTTTACCGAGGGTGATGTTGTCGCGAATTGAACCGTAAAATAAGGTGATGTCTTGTGGTACACAACCTATGTTGCTTCTCACGTCAGTATGGTGCAATTGTTGGATGTCGGTATCGTCAACGCGAATATGTCCCTGTGTCGGCTTATACAGGCCCATAATGAGACGTTCGAGAGTGGTTTTACCCGAACCAATACGACCTATAATCGCCACCTTTTCTCCCGGACGAATAGTGACACTGAGATCTCGAATAGAAGAAACCGGAGAATCAGGGTAATTGAAGCTGACTTTATCGAGCTCAATTTTGCCTTGTAACACTGGGCGATGAATGTAGCGCTTATCAGCTTCTTGCTCATCAGGCATACTCATGACTTGTTCGATAATCGTCATTGATGACTTTGCTTGATTGTAGCGAGTCGAAAGCAGGGCCACCTGAACCAAAGGACCAATGGCGCGGCCACTGAGCATGGTGGCGGCAATCAAGCCACCCATGGTCAGTTCTCCTTCTGAGATAAGATAAACCCCCATTATCAACATACCCACATTGGATGCTTGTTGTAGAAATCCTGCTGAGTTTTGCACGCCGTCTGTAATGCGACGACTTTTGATGTTCCAGTTTGCCATGTGCGCCACAGCTTCTTCCCAGCGATATTGGAACTGACTTTGCGCGCCAAATATTTTTAGTGATTCTAATCCTGCTAGACTTTCGATTAAGTTAGCGTATTTTTGCGAAGCGAGGCGAGAGCCTTCTTCGATGCTGTTACGTAGCGGTCGTTGAATAATTAATGAGTGTAAGATCAGCAAAGTCACACAGACGATAGGTACCAGCACTACGTTGCCCGCAATCAACCAAATAACGAGTAAGAACAGCAAAGCAAAAGGCAAATCAATTAAGGCGGCTATTGTGGCTGAAGTAAAAAATTCTCGAATAGATTCAAATTCTTGTAGATGTCTGGCAAACGCCCCAACTGATGGCGGACGTGCTTCCATTCTGATTCCCATGACTTTGCTAAACAGCTTTGAGGAAATCAGAATATCTGATTTTTTACCCGCTACATCAATGAAATAGCTTCGAAGCGATTTAAGTAGTAAGTCAAAGATAAAAATGACCACGATGCCGCTCGCGAGCACCCATAAAGATTCAAAGGCTAAATTGGGAACAACTTTGTCGTATACGATTCGAGTGAATAGGGGAGTGGCAATGGCAAAGATATTGATCAAAATAGAGGCAATTAAAACATCACGATAAATAGAGCGCGATTCTTTCAATGTTCCCCAAAACCAATGCCCTTTGCGGGTTTTGAGTATTTCAGGTGAACGTTGATCAAAGCGGAACTGTTTTTTTATTAAAAAATAACGGCCGCTATAATCTTCCTCTAGTTCGGCAAGAGTCACGGTTGTGGCGACAAATCCTGTTTTAGGGCTGACAATTTCAGCTTGCCCATTGTTCTTGTCTACGCTGAGCAAGACACAGGCTTCGTTTTCTCCTGTCAGTAATATGGCAGGCAGTACTAATGTTGATACTTTCGATAAAGAAGCGGATTGCTCTTTTGCCACCAAACCTGCACGTTGTGCTGCGCGTGAGAACAAAATAGGGGTTAGCTTGCCGTCAGGGAGAGGTAATCCGTTGAGCAGTGCTTCTGGCGAGTTGGAGAGGCCGTAGTAGCGACTGATATAGATCAGTGAATGTAATAGTGAGTCTTTCATGCGTTGTTGTCATCCTTGGCAGCGTTATTGAGCCTTGATCATGCTTTCGTGCATTTACGGGTAAGTGTTTGTTTATTCGCGTAATGCGCGGCCTTTAGCACTTAACACTGGCTTTAGTAGATAGTCGAGCACGGTATGCTTGCCGGTAATAATATCCACCGAAGCTGTCATTCCAGGAATAATCGGTAATTGACCGTTGCTACCAAACTCTGTTTGTTCTGTGCGAACTCGTACTAGGTAAAAGCTATTACCTTCTTCGTCCTGAATGGTATCTGCACTGATATGGTCGAGCTTGCCTTGCAGACCGCCGTACTTAGTGAAGTCATAGGCGCTAAATTTTACGATAGCAGGCAGATCGGGTCGCAAAAATGCGATGTCTTGCGGGGCAATTTTTGCTTCCACGACTAGCGTATCTTCACTCGGCACTATCTCAACTAAATCCATGCCCGGCTGAATAACGCCACCGACCGTATTGGTGTATAGCTTTTTGATGGTGCCAGTGACAGGGGAGGTGACGACGGTACGGCTAACTCTGTCCTCAAGGCCCAC from Vibrio neonatus includes these protein-coding regions:
- a CDS encoding ParB/RepB/Spo0J family partition protein gives rise to the protein MAIKTSDLNAKLFGKANKRRATTPTEAQTAAKENAQVIELAVAGQDMVSFQLQRIPAAKIEEQTVVFSDNAREQTFLNEHALSDILDTLKDRGQQYPAVGRKNSQGQIEVLDGSRRRKSCILAEKDFLIYVAEDINSEHAKFLSDVANAHKPLSLYERGREMQAKLDSAEVSDQKGLASLFKCSEALVSGALKAASLPLPLLQAYPNVTELGRPTIVKLHKQFNELEEAAQQGILDKCQQDGAYVWQRFSGISEAKITKQVSLLLEGWIAEVNETTHKEAKKPVELVKGKATYVRKGQSLALNLKKIDDSLAQEIIQFIEAKLK
- a CDS encoding mechanosensitive ion channel family protein, with the protein product MEQVETSGTWVSDHLGHLLIDFLSLFGVTFDRYDLFADASLILITLLFSTLTCFIVRQFTRTFVRKSIRSYDEKIKRAIELKHFPEKVSLILPYYLVMSTFELIIPKVTILGQTINAFLEIGAAILVLRALFVIFDISLIVLATKQFGHRLPLHGIVQFFKLAFVALAVLLTISHILDRTPIYLISGVSVMAGMIAFVMKDTIMGFIAGIQLAANKMISTGEWIQLDNHNVDGTVQEVTLTTVKVKNWDNTIAMIPSQTLVSEPFINWYGVEETGARRIKRALFIDTESINFLDADMLERMQRFRLLKTHILRKQKEIEQYNKTLPEDADPINFRRLTNLGCFREYVASYLATHPAVIQDLTIVVRQLESNRFGLPIEIYCYVNKTSIKDYERAQADLFDHIYSILKEFDLKTVKPYASINA
- a CDS encoding type I secretion system permease/ATPase, producing the protein MKDSLLHSLIYISRYYGLSNSPEALLNGLPLPDGKLTPILFSRAAQRAGLVAKEQSASLSKVSTLVLPAILLTGENEACVLLSVDKNNGQAEIVSPKTGFVATTVTLAELEEDYSGRYFLIKKQFRFDQRSPEILKTRKGHWFWGTLKESRSIYRDVLIASILINIFAIATPLFTRIVYDKVVPNLAFESLWVLASGIVVIFIFDLLLKSLRSYFIDVAGKKSDILISSKLFSKVMGIRMEARPPSVGAFARHLQEFESIREFFTSATIAALIDLPFALLFLLVIWLIAGNVVLVPIVCVTLLILHSLIIQRPLRNSIEEGSRLASQKYANLIESLAGLESLKIFGAQSQFQYRWEEAVAHMANWNIKSRRITDGVQNSAGFLQQASNVGMLIMGVYLISEGELTMGGLIAATMLSGRAIGPLVQVALLSTRYNQAKSSMTIIEQVMSMPDEQEADKRYIHRPVLQGKIELDKVSFNYPDSPVSSIRDLSVTIRPGEKVAIIGRIGSGKTTLERLIMGLYKPTQGHIRVDDTDIQQLHHTDVRSNIGCVPQDITLFYGSIRDNITLGKQLAEDDEVLLAAKRAGVTDFTMKDPAGLERQVGEGGQLLSGGQRQAVAIARAFLGRPPVLLLDEPTSAMDNRSEALIKAELKNLSQQETLVLITHKTSMLEVVDRLIVMSAGAIVADGPKEKVLAELKKGNLKSVNQ
- a CDS encoding tRNA(Met) cytidine acetyltransferase TmcA, with the translated sequence MPYHTHAQQLIALQNQALESSHRIAVVLAGTVQWQQQVLQQLGELHHYQGALILGERSLSYAQTVSFKQARQKLGQESDLIIADLNAPFDANGFTAVSGTLKGGSLLVILPNTQPSTHSQLWLEKACQAFIRIEQASTRGFEVNAIESIASSFSDTSDGSNRFLQQTQVIDAIHKVLTGHRKRPLVITADRGRGKSAALGIAAGQIIKESNKTVLVTAPSTQAVKTLFEHAAKQLGTAPQKGYTLSTNGGGTLRFIAPDELLRENPNCDLLLIDEAAAIPLPLLQSIVERYHRTCFATTVHGYEGCGRGFSIKFSAWLNQHRVGWKSLKLTQPIRWNAEDPVEAWLFDTFLLDAEVESFALSDYSNATLTLIEVDATTECIAALRKAFGLLVNAHYQTSPNDVFQLLDDRNVCLYQVLLEGDVAGVILGYREGGLSEAQLQDIQLGRRRPAGHLVPVSMVAQLANNEPATDLSLRVMRIAVHPQLQGKGMGSWMLSQLESLQGNEVAYLSTSFGVTGELFNFWRSNDFDAVRLGSKQDQASGCFSVTMVKPLYSRLAWREEAKTQLVISLLDTASDIHLNLATEVLVALLVDAPSTTEVLSERLQKLVSNYVQGGSSFEATRAIVQQLLLAKLTSAKDYVAGDDLSHFGLREYDSIYVIAELSIKKLSWAALCQQYGFTGRKQAEAHYRQAITALTPISL